One genomic window of Haliotis asinina isolate JCU_RB_2024 chromosome 4, JCU_Hal_asi_v2, whole genome shotgun sequence includes the following:
- the LOC137282756 gene encoding zinc finger protein 664-like, whose protein sequence is MPRSFLIKKMATSREESTDCTPSAFQLVIPRRIDLNDKKCTSPTHTGDPGIEHTSRDHSDLNKETSSKISTIGGNFAAFRPWLTQEQRTELSTVKDSYSNAILPLCENRQIGRHPGYLFTRPAKDLHVPLDSLLFFPHNIFYPYQYVKCPTRPDPALFSRLGGNFRDNFHMSDKKDSHEISSTFECAQCNKLFSTPHGLEVHVRRCHSGTRPFACDVCNKTFGHSVSLDQHRSVHTQEKSFQCKECGKCFKRSSTLSTHLLIHSDTRPYPCPYCGKRFHQKSDMKKHTYIHTGEKPHKCLQCGKAFSQSSNLITHSRKHTGFKPFACDRCGRAFQRKVDLRRHVETQHSLSLSSHVHQVTNLINVN, encoded by the exons ATGCCAAGATCCTTTTTGATAAAGAAGATGGCTACCTCCCGCGAAGAATCCACCGACTGCACGCCCAGTGCCTTTCAGCTCGTCATTCCACGGAGAATAG ATCTGAACGACAAGAAGTGCACCTCCCCTACACACACAGGCGACCCTGGAATAGAGCATACTTCACGTGACCATTCCGATCTTAACAAGGAGACTTCATCAAAAATATCAACCATTGGTGGGAATTTCGCGGCCTTCCGGCCATGGCTGACGCAAGAGCAGAGGACAGAACTCTCGACCGTTAAAGATTCCTATTCCAACGCTATCT TGCCCTTATGTGAAAACCGTCAGATTGGGCGACATCCGGGTTACCTGTTCACGCGCCCCGCCAAGGATCTGCACGTGCCCCTGGACAGTCTGCTGTTCTTCCCCCACAATATCTTCTACCCCTACCAATATGTAAAGTGTCCGACAAGACCAGACCCTGCTTTGTTCTCGAGACTCGGCGGCAACTTCCGAGACAATTTTCACATGTCGGACAAAAAGGACTCTCACGAGATCTCGTCAACATTTGAGTGTGCGCAGTGCAACAAACTCTTCAGCACACCTCACGGACTCGAGGTGCACGTGCGACGTTGTCATAGTGGCACGCGGCCATTCGCTTGTGACGTATGCAATAAGACATTTGGTCATTCCGTCAGTTTGGACCAGCATCGGTCTGTCCACACGCAGGAGAAAAGCTTCCAGTGTAAAGAATGTGGAAAGTGCTTCAAGAGATCGTCCACATTGTCCACGCACCTGTTGATTCACAGTGACACGCGACCCTACCCCTGTCCTTACTGCGGCAAGCGGTTCCACCAGAAGTCCGACATGAAGAAACACACCTACATCCATACTG GCGAGAAGCCCCACAAGTGTCTTCAATGTGGCAAAGCATTCAGTCAATCATCAAACCTCATCACTCACAGCCGCAAACACACTGGATTCAAACCCTTCGCCTGCGATAGATGTGGGCGCGCCTTCCAGCGTAAAGTAGACCTACGTCGCCATGTTGAAACTCAGCACTCGCTTTCCTTGTCATCTCACGTGCATCAGGTGACAAACCTTATCAACGTCAACTAG